The window TAGTATGGCTTCGACTATCATAGTTGCTAAATGCTCTGAAGCAACACTGATTTTGCCATATTCCCACATCTCCCCGATATCATAGAGAGCTTTTCTGATATGGTCTTCATAGATATCCTCAACAGCTACATTGTTGCTAAGTAAGTTACCAATATATTCAAAGCACTTTAACCTGTTTCCTGTAATTAACGAATTAAGGAATTTACTGTTTTCTGAGCTACTAATCATTGCTTTATTGCATTAGCCTTTACATCATTTACTAAATTTTAGAATCTGTTAGAATAGAACAATAAAAGAGTAAGAGTGTTCTCTTAACATTCGTGTTTTTTTTATTTTAGGATATCAGATTTAAAGTAAACAAAGAATAAGTGATTTCAATGAAATCTAAAACGCATCACCCCGCGAAACTACTGAAGAGCTCGCGGGGTGATAAAGTCTATTTTTAGAATGGAGTATTACCAGATCTTTACAATCTGATTTTCAGGACGCCACATTTTATCGCCTTTTTTCACTCCGAATGCCTGGTAGAACTCGGGCATATTGGATAGCGGACCAAGGACTCTCCATTTGGCGGGAGCGTGTTCGTTGCTCTTTATCTGGTTTGAGATGGCTTCAGGACGTATGTTCTGCATCCATGCCAGTGCGTAGCCAAGAAAGAAACGCTGGTTTGGGTTCAGACCGGCAATGATTTCATTGTTTTTGTATTGTCTGGTATTCTTGAATGCATCGAATCCCATTACTACTCCTCCTAGATCCGCAATGTTTTCTCCCTGAGTCAGTTCACCGTTGATGTGAAGATTGTCTACAGCCACATAATCGTTGAACTGCTTCACAATCATTTTTGTCTTTTGGGTAAACTTGGTTCTATCTTCGTTGGTCCACCAGTTGCTAAGGTTGCCAAGTTCATTGTATTTGCAACCTTGATCGTCGAAACCATGTGTAATTTCATGTCCGAAGGTTCCGCCAATGATGGAGTAGAGCAGGGCATCGTCGGCCATTTTCCCTTCGTAACCGGGAACGATGATGTTGCAACCCGGAATCACGATTTCATTGTTCGACGGATTGTAATACGCATTGTAGGTTTGCGGTTCCATGCCCCATTCTTTTCGGTCTACCGGTTTGCCGTATTTGCTTATCATGTAGTTAAATTCCCATTTATTGGCGCTCATCACATTCTTTACATAAGAGGAACGGTCAATCTGCATGGCACTCAGGTCTTTCCATTTCTCTGGATAACCAACTTTCATAATTACAGCATTGAGCTTCTTTAGCGCTTTTTCTTTGGTAGATGCACTCATCCAGTCGAGTGCTTTGATGCGCTGTGCAAAAACCGATTTGATGGCGTTCCCTATTTCTTCCAGCTTTTCTTTGGTTCCTTTGGGCAAATACTCGTTTACATATACCTGACCAATCAGTTCACCAAGTGACCCGTCGGTTTGTTCCACAACACGCTTCCATCTGGGTTTTGGCTCTTTTATACCACGCAGGGCAGAAGCATAGAAGTTGAAGCTTTCCATGTAGGTTTTATTGTCCAGATAAGCAGTCAGTCCATTCAATATATGGAATTTGAGGTAATTCTTCCAGTCGTCTATCGTGTATTTCTTCAGATAGCCGTTTAACGCGGTAAGGAATTCAGGCTGGCCAACAACCACGCTATCCACCTTCGTCAGTCCGGTACCATTTATAAAAACCTTCCAATCGAGGTTCGGTGTTAATGCAGTCAGTTTGGCGAATGTCATTTTGTTATAGTTGGCTAACGGGTCACGGGTGTCTTCCCGCTTGCGTGATGTCTTTGCCAGAGCTGTTTCCATTTCCATCAGTTTTGCGGCAGCCTGCTTCGCTTTTGAATTGTCGTAACCCATGATTCCGAACATGTTACCCACATAGGTCACGAACTTTTCGCGGATAGCTTTGGAACTTGCATCCGTATCCACATAGTAACTTCGGTCTGGCATACTAAGTCCGCCCTGAGTAATGTATACCTGGTACTTGCTGCTGTTCTTATCGTCCTGAGTAACATACATACCCAATAACGGAGACGATGATACGGTATGGATATAAGATGCTTCCCTGATGATGCCGTTCAGATCCCTGATATTATCTATTTTGGTGAAATCGCCTTTCAGATCGCTAATACCTTTTTTATTCAGCGAAATACTGTCCATACCTGTAGAGAAGAAGTCGCCTATTTTCTGTTTGTTACTACCCTTCGGTGCATTTTGAATGGCAGCCGATGATTCGCAGATATTACGGACCTGCGCGTTTATGGTATCCTGAATAAGCTGGAATATTCCATTACTTTGTTCGCTTGCTGGAATCGGGTTTTGTTTGAACCATTTGCCATTGGCAAACTGAAAGAAATCATCTCCGGCTTTTGTTGTAGAGTCAATGTGTGAAGCCAGGGCATCACCCTTTTCCGAAGAAAATTTTGCCTGCTTGCACGATATTGTGATTGTTGCAAGAGCGATGCAGCT of the uncultured Bacteroides sp. genome contains:
- a CDS encoding M13 family metallopeptidase, with protein sequence MKKGMFKALSCIALATITISCKQAKFSSEKGDALASHIDSTTKAGDDFFQFANGKWFKQNPIPASEQSNGIFQLIQDTINAQVRNICESSAAIQNAPKGSNKQKIGDFFSTGMDSISLNKKGISDLKGDFTKIDNIRDLNGIIREASYIHTVSSSPLLGMYVTQDDKNSSKYQVYITQGGLSMPDRSYYVDTDASSKAIREKFVTYVGNMFGIMGYDNSKAKQAAAKLMEMETALAKTSRKREDTRDPLANYNKMTFAKLTALTPNLDWKVFINGTGLTKVDSVVVGQPEFLTALNGYLKKYTIDDWKNYLKFHILNGLTAYLDNKTYMESFNFYASALRGIKEPKPRWKRVVEQTDGSLGELIGQVYVNEYLPKGTKEKLEEIGNAIKSVFAQRIKALDWMSASTKEKALKKLNAVIMKVGYPEKWKDLSAMQIDRSSYVKNVMSANKWEFNYMISKYGKPVDRKEWGMEPQTYNAYYNPSNNEIVIPGCNIIVPGYEGKMADDALLYSIIGGTFGHEITHGFDDQGCKYNELGNLSNWWTNEDRTKFTQKTKMIVKQFNDYVAVDNLHINGELTQGENIADLGGVVMGFDAFKNTRQYKNNEIIAGLNPNQRFFLGYALAWMQNIRPEAISNQIKSNEHAPAKWRVLGPLSNMPEFYQAFGVKKGDKMWRPENQIVKIW